From Ascochyta rabiei chromosome 12, complete sequence, the proteins below share one genomic window:
- a CDS encoding 3'(2'),5'-bisphosphate nucleotidase, which produces MAASHQPYAAELDLALRVVHNASMLTKSVLRSLKNHVSAETKADSSPVTIADFAAQALLISSLHAAYPSDSFLGEESADALRSNDALADRVWELVQRAKQLHAAPSQTGDAHNANPEVPALTFPASKEDMFDLIDLGGNGEQTRSGRVWIMDPVDGTATFMQGQQYAVCLCLLVDGKQAVGVIGCPNLAFDVHGPLGQSRVHEDLVDETGYGVVLSAIKQQGTYVRGMTEGGWGEARRVDLTELPEKELSQLNFVESTLGKTSLSQEEHKAVCEELGAQWPGTVIWAQQVKHVALALGSTDVMVRIPKTVDRFTCVWDHAGGHLLFTEAGGLIKDFNGGDIDFSHGRHIAGERNYGMIAALPSVFEKVERAVKDILARRR; this is translated from the coding sequence ATGGCCGCCTCGCATCAGCCCTACGCCGCGGAACTGGACCTTGCCCTTCGCGTCGTACACAATGCCTCGATGCTCACGAAATCGGTGCTGCGATCACTGAAGAACCATGTCTCCGCCGAAACCAAGGCCGACTCGTCGCCCGTGACCATTGCCGACTTTGCAGCCCAAGCCCTGCTCATCAGCTCCCTCCACGCCGCGTACCCCAGCGACAGCTTCCTCGGCGAGGAGAGCGCGGATGCGCTGCGCTCCAACGACGCGCTGGCGGACCGAGTATGGGAGCTTGTGCAACGCGCAAAGCAGCTCCATGCAGCGCCGTCTCAAACGGGCGATGCGCACAACGCCAATCCCGAGGTTCCCGCATTGACGTTCCCTGCAAGCAAGGAGGACATGTTCGATCTTATTGACCTCGGCGGCAACGGCGAGCAGACGCGTTCTGGCAGAGTGTGGATCATGGATCCCGTCGATGGCACGGCGACGTTCATGCAGGGCCAGCAATACGCCGTGTGTTTGTGCTTGCTGGTCGACGGTAAGCAGGCTGTTGGCGTGATTGGGTGTCCGAATCTGGCCTTTGATGTTCACGGACCGCTGGGACAGAGCAGAGTGCACGAAGATCTCGTTGACGAGACGGGCTATGGAGTTGTGCTGTCTGCGATCAAGCAACAGGGCACGTATGTGAGGGGTATGACGGAAGGTGGGTGGGGGGAAGCGAGGAGAGTTGACTTGACGGAGTTACCGGAGAAGGAACTGAGTCAGCTGAACTTCGTCGAGAGCACATTGGGCAAGACAAGTCTATCGCAAGAAGAGCACAAGGCCGTCTGCGAAGAGCTTGGTGCACAGTGGCCAGGGACCGTCATCTGGGCGCAGCAAGTCAAGCACGTCGCGCTTGCACTGGGCTCTACAGATGTCATGGTCCGCATTCCAAAGACGGTCGACAGATTCACATGTGTGTGGGACCACGCCGGGGGTCACCTCCTCTTCACCGAGGCCGGTGGACTGATCAAGGACTTCAACGGTGGAGACATTGACTTCAGCCACGGCCGGCACATCGCAGGTGAGCGTAACTACGGCATGATAGCCGCGCTGCCATCCGTGTTCGAGAAGGTGGAGCGGGCCGTGAAGGACATCCTCGCTCGGAGACGGTAG
- a CDS encoding Unspecific peroxygenase, producing MQTLSLFLLSASAVSAYPWVANQPGVDSSMLGRARNVKRQNSCPFNANHQPAAPYDSKYPYTGARNGAPGTGKGGIKVPADGDTAHAFVAPANHNFLAHDGVTTFNELVDAQQNMYNVGWDLATLLATLGVLADGDLVSGKLSIGCDATSRTATLGGVLGTQPGLNGHNKFEGDSSLTRNDYFTHNGDNYSFNGTLFARMKDVADRVSGGNFDRNTLAAYRSQRYDESVQENDNFFFGPLALLLYGASSFLYELFPSYGNEGTPDLKTISSFFGTTADSSAPGGWKYTAERIPDNWFNRRAPYTNNDVTIEILSQYVQYPKLFGGNVGKNNFDALSTPFGIIRDGKLPDAATASDILCLLYQLGTQPVPSSLSVLTDIPLTLLNLSIGKLNPVFKNAGCALRPDQTAPTS from the exons ATGCAGACACTATCACTTTTCCTTCTTTCGGCTTCTGCCGTCTCAGCATACCCATGGGTAGCTAACCAGCCTGGCGTCGACTCTTCCATGCTGGGTCGCGCTCGCAATGTGAAGAGGCAGAACAGCTGTCCCTTCAACGCAAACCACCAACCTGCTGCCCCTTATGACTCCAAATACCCGTACACAGGCGCACGAAACGGCGCTCCCGGTACCGGGAAAGGCGGCATTAAGGTTCCCGCTGATGGCGATACTGCACACGCCTTCGTGGCGCCTG CCAATCACAACTTCCTTGCTCACGATGGTGTCACAACCTTCAACGAGCTTGTCGACGCTCAGCAGAACATGTACAATGTTGGCTGGGATCTTGCTACGCTCCTTGCCACACTTGGTGTGCTCGCTGATGGCGACCTCGTCAGCGGCAAGCTTAGCATTGGTTGTGACGCCACTTCGCGTACCGCTACACTTGGTGGTGTCCTCGGCACCCAGCCAGGATTGAACGGACACAACAAGTTCGAGGGCGACTCATCACTCACTCGAAATGATTACTTCACCCACAACGGGGACAACTATTCTTTCAATGGCACCCTTTTCGCCAGAATGAAGGATGTTGCGGACCGCGTGTCCGGTGGTAACTTTGATCGTAACACCCTCGCCGCGTACCGCAGCCAGCGATACGACGAGTCCGTCCAGGAGAACGACAACTTCTTCTTTGGGCCTCTTGCTCTCTTGCTGTACGGAGCCTCTTCCTTCCTGTACGAGCTCTTCCCTAGCTATGGTAACGAGGGTACCCCTGACCTCAAGACGATCTCCTCCTTTTTCGGTACCACGGCCGACTCCTCAGCTCCAGGAGGTTGGAAGTACACAGCCGAGAGAATCCCAGACAACTGGTTCAACCGTCGCGCTCCCTACACCAACAACGATGTCACTATCGAGATTCTGTCCCAGTACGTTCAGTACCCCAAGCTCTTCGGTGGAAACGTTGGAAAGAACAACTTCGATGCTTTGTCTACCCCCTTCGGCATCATTCGCGATGGCAAGCTTCCCGATGCTGCTACAGCCTCTGATATTCTCTGCTTGTTGTACCAGCTCGGTACGCAACCTGTGCCTTCCAGCTTGAGCGTGCTCACTGATATTCCTCTCACTCTTCTGAACTTGTCCATTGGCAAGCTCAACCCGGTCTTCAAGAACGCTGGATGTGCTCTTCGTCCTGATCAGACCGCTCCCACCTCCTAA
- a CDS encoding Vacuolar protein sorting-associated protein 29, whose amino-acid sequence MASRLVLVLGDLFIPDRAADIPAKFKKLLAPGKIGQILCLGNITDRETYEFLRGIAPDLQIVKGDFDVEAPNLALSKVVTHGSLRIGFTHGHTIIPPGDGDSLLIAARQMDVDILLWGGTHKFEAYEMEGKFFVNPGSATGAMTTGWWSEDEEPTPSFVLMDVQGDVLVLYVYQLRKDAEGNENVAVEKVSFRKNGGGAA is encoded by the exons ATGGCGTCGCGACTGGTGCTGGTCCTTGGTGACCTCTTCATACCGGACCGCGCTGCA GATATTCCCGCAAAG TTCAAGAAGCTCCTTGCGCCTGGCAAGATTGGGCAAATTCTCTGTCTCGGCAACATCACAGATCGCGAAACGTACGAGTTCCTGCGCGGCATCGCGCCGGACCTGCAGATCGTCAAGGGCGATTTCGACGTCGAAGCGCCAAACCTCGCCCTCTCCAAAGTCGTCACCCACGGCTCGCTACGCATAGGCTTCACACATGGCCACACCATCATACCGCCGGGCGATGGTGACAGCTTACTCATCGCGGCACGACAGATGGACGTAGACATCTTGCTATGGGGCGGCACACACAAATTCGAGGCGTACGAGATGGAGGGCAAGTTCTTCGTAAATCCGGGGAGCGCGACAGGCGCCATGACAACGGGCTGGTGGTCAGAGGACGAGGAACCCACACCGAGCTTTGTGCTCATGGAC GTGCAAGGTGACGTTCTTGTGTTGTACGTTTACCAGCTACGCAAGGATGCGGAGGGCAATGAGAATGTTGCGGTCGAGAAGGTCTCTTTCCGGAAGAATGGCGGGGGCGCAGCATAG